From Diospyros lotus cultivar Yz01 chromosome 4, ASM1463336v1, whole genome shotgun sequence, a single genomic window includes:
- the LOC127800552 gene encoding uncharacterized protein LOC127800552, which produces MSEDAKRMSAGALVLKPSGDDRKASAAPSAKKFTIKSADMKDDMQMEAVDIAVAAFEKCSVEKDVAEHIKKEFDKKYGPTWHCIVGKNFGSYVTHETNHFVYFYLDSKAILLFKSG; this is translated from the exons ATGAGCGAAGACGCGAAGCGGATGAGCGCCGGAGCTCTCGTCCTCAAGCCTTCCGGCGACGATAGGAAAGCATCGGCTGCTCCGTCGGCCAAGAAGTTTACTATCAAGAGCGCCGACATGAAGGACGACATGCAGATGGAAGCCGTCGACATTGCCGTCGCG GCGTTTGAGAAGTGCAGTGTGGAGAAGGACGTGGCAGAGCACATAAAGAAGGAGTTCGATAAAAAGTATGGCCCTACTTGGCACTGCATCGTCGGAAAAAATTTTG GTTCCTATGTGACTCATGAGACGAATCACTTTGTGTACTTCTATTTGGACTCGAAAGCTATATTATTGTTCAAATCTGGTTGA